Proteins from a single region of Punica granatum isolate Tunisia-2019 chromosome 8, ASM765513v2, whole genome shotgun sequence:
- the LOC116187010 gene encoding uncharacterized protein LOC116187010 produces the protein MDFGSGSRKTAKSYAAYGTQDGTGFTKFGNEPRANGERSGTFTPPLWKSTSPPTGPEDCHDQYRSLSPTSRTQLIAQGQMELMEKIRSMPESYYELSLRDIVEDSKKSQEDGASRERRNDGPDEENMMSRSGSWNKRQNSRKSYLDANANMVRSGSIDNGGFLLKMVFPASSLVSKQKRKNSSSTATSGSLKMSPRPALSDGPVKGLDKEWWKKFSASGKVEHGIVDGDSGSMKSSGSSSSNSKNDRNGREEANVGCWSFFRKKKGASPKK, from the exons ATGGATTTCGGTTCTGGGTCACGTAAAACTGCCAAAAGTTATGCAGCTTACGGGACCCAAGATGGCACGGGATTCACCAAATTTGGCAATGAGCCGAGAGCCAATGGTGAACGTTCGGGAACTTTTACTCCGCCCTTGTGGAAGAGTACTAGCCCGCCGACCGGACCAGAAGACTGCCATGACCAATACCGAAGTCTCTCACCAACATCAAGAACCCAATTAATCGCGCAAGGCCAGATGGAGCTAATGGAGAAGATAAGGAGCATGCCCGAGTCGTACTACGAGCTCTCCCTGAGAGACATCGTTGAGGACTCGAAGAAGAGCCAAGAGGATGGTGCTTCTCGAGAGAGGAGGAATGATGGTCCCGATGAGGAAAACATGATGAGCAGAAGCGGGAGCTGGAATAAGAGGCAGAACAGTAGGAAGAGCTATCTCGATGCGAATGCGAATATGGTGAGAAGCGGGAGCATAGACAATGGCGGGTTCTTGCTGAAGATGGTCTTCCCGGCCTCTTCCTTGGTTTCAAAGCAAAAGAGGAAGAACAGCTCATCAACAGCTACGAGTGGCAGCCTGAAGATGTCTCCTAGGCCGGCCTTAAGTGACGGACCTGTAAAGGGTCTTGATAAGGAATGGTGGAAGAAGTTCTCAGCCTCGGGTAAGGTTGAACACGGGATCGTGGACGGCGACTCCGGGAGCATGAAGAGCAGCggtagcagcagcagcaacagtAAGAATGATAGAAACGGAAG AGAGGAGGCGAACGTAGGCTGCTGGTCATTCTTCCGAAAGAAGAAGGGTGCATcgccgaaaaagtga